A window from Ignavibacteriota bacterium encodes these proteins:
- a CDS encoding TonB-dependent receptor, which yields MIYLFVTFGVINAQSGGLRGVVKDIQTKDALPGANIIIVGTSIGAATDVEGKFLLRNVTPGQYRIKATYVGYDAKEMSVNIVSGKTVEIIFELNAVSVEGETVVVTAQASGQKEAINQQLSSIQIKNVVSMARIQELPDANAAESVARLPGVSLLREGGEGSRVVIRGLSPQYNQVTIDGVQLPGNVVSNDPTEQTSIVGDRATNLSMISSSMLGGIEVIKAITPDMDAAVLGGVVNFGLRKAVKDKEGNPTFGLTTQGSYNGLKETYNDYMFVGSYEQRFFDGSFGIFLQGSTEKRNRSSNRLGAGYILEDKTHGDEGIPNINSVNLTDVFSEKERHGATLVLDYAYEDGEIGMMNFFSKSDTKSDYRNQSVNLVGDDVFYSASDVNNELNVITNLLSIKQEIPIFHVDLKLSHTYSESKNPGDISFLFWQDVGGLAGLGNLTKLRPIELVKLPNYNSSASRLNTITTSDNFSRERVLSASLDFQTDLNILDFLTAKVKFGGSYLYRDRSYDINTGHAGNIFLGGGNTVANILKYYPDMELNGSSVTVSNFIDNSYSFDNFLNGDYPIHYPIDIDFMKQILKIVQTNSPDNESYQENESVSLIHDYHGTEDKSAAYVMATFNIGESITVLPGVRYQNLTTNYFAYRGKQVPGGYQYTDTTTNRPNGYLLPALHLRYKPFSWLQIHFAYTNTLNYPDFNTIVPKYNIGTGSISYNNFRLKPATSENFDLVFSIYNNEIGLLTFDGFKKRIEDLIFASTMYVTSLNDYPDLPQEGNRLFEFSTFINNPIAIDVWGIETDWQTHFWYLPEPFSNIVLNFNYTHIFSEASYPRSELKNEYNEMGELTSTIIDTFYSTRLLNQPNDIMNFSLGYDYKGFSGRISMLYQDNIFKRPDFWNQLRVHSDKYTRWDLSLKQTLPWYGIQLFFNLNNLTGTEDTDLNQKNSFPASIERYGMTGDIGLRIIL from the coding sequence TTGATATACTTATTTGTAACATTTGGTGTTATAAATGCCCAAAGTGGGGGATTGCGAGGAGTAGTAAAAGATATCCAGACGAAAGATGCATTACCAGGAGCGAATATAATAATAGTGGGAACCAGTATAGGCGCAGCGACCGATGTAGAGGGAAAATTCTTACTAAGAAATGTAACACCCGGACAATATAGAATAAAAGCAACATATGTAGGATATGATGCAAAAGAGATGAGCGTAAATATAGTATCAGGTAAAACAGTAGAAATAATATTTGAATTAAATGCAGTAAGCGTAGAAGGAGAAACAGTAGTAGTAACAGCTCAAGCAAGCGGTCAGAAAGAAGCAATAAATCAGCAGTTGTCATCAATACAGATAAAGAACGTAGTATCAATGGCAAGGATACAAGAATTGCCGGATGCGAATGCAGCAGAATCGGTAGCAAGATTACCCGGAGTATCATTGTTGAGAGAGGGAGGAGAAGGATCGAGAGTAGTAATAAGAGGGTTATCACCACAATATAATCAAGTAACAATAGATGGGGTACAATTACCAGGAAACGTTGTATCGAATGACCCGACGGAACAAACATCAATAGTAGGAGATAGAGCAACGAATTTGAGTATGATCTCATCTAGCATGTTGGGAGGGATAGAAGTAATAAAGGCAATAACACCAGATATGGATGCAGCGGTATTGGGAGGAGTAGTAAATTTCGGATTAAGGAAAGCAGTAAAGGATAAAGAAGGAAATCCGACATTTGGATTAACGACGCAAGGCAGTTATAATGGATTAAAGGAGACATATAATGATTATATGTTTGTAGGCTCATATGAGCAGAGATTTTTTGATGGAAGTTTCGGAATATTTTTACAAGGATCAACAGAAAAGAGGAATAGAAGTTCCAATAGATTAGGAGCGGGTTATATCTTAGAAGATAAGACACATGGGGATGAAGGGATACCGAATATAAACTCAGTAAATTTGACAGATGTATTTAGTGAGAAGGAAAGACATGGTGCAACGTTAGTATTGGATTATGCATATGAGGATGGAGAAATAGGAATGATGAATTTCTTCAGCAAAAGTGATACTAAATCTGATTACAGAAATCAATCTGTTAATTTAGTTGGAGATGATGTATTTTATTCAGCTTCTGATGTAAATAATGAATTAAATGTCATAACTAATTTGCTTAGTATAAAACAAGAAATACCAATTTTCCATGTAGACCTAAAACTATCTCATACATATTCGGAAAGTAAAAATCCAGGAGATATATCATTTTTGTTTTGGCAAGATGTTGGTGGTTTAGCTGGACTTGGTAACTTGACAAAACTTAGACCTATTGAATTAGTAAAATTACCAAATTATAATTCTTCTGCTTCAAGACTTAATACTATAACTACATCTGATAATTTTTCAAGAGAGAGAGTACTTTCAGCTTCATTAGATTTTCAAACAGATTTAAATATTTTAGATTTCTTAACTGCGAAAGTTAAATTTGGCGGAAGTTATTTATATAGAGATAGGTCTTATGATATAAATACTGGTCATGCTGGAAATATATTCCTTGGTGGAGGAAATACTGTAGCCAATATTCTAAAATATTATCCTGATATGGAATTGAATGGTAGCAGTGTTACAGTCTCAAATTTTATTGATAATTCATATTCGTTTGATAATTTTCTAAATGGAGATTATCCAATTCATTATCCTATCGATATTGATTTTATGAAGCAAATTCTTAAAATAGTTCAAACTAACAGCCCAGATAATGAATCTTATCAAGAAAATGAAAGTGTTTCTTTAATTCATGATTATCATGGAACAGAAGATAAAAGTGCTGCTTATGTAATGGCAACTTTTAATATAGGTGAAAGTATAACCGTTTTACCAGGTGTACGTTATCAAAATCTAACAACAAATTATTTTGCATATAGAGGGAAACAAGTTCCTGGTGGATATCAGTATACTGATACAACAACCAATAGACCAAATGGTTATTTATTACCAGCATTGCATTTAAGATATAAACCCTTTTCTTGGTTGCAAATACATTTTGCTTATACTAATACATTAAACTATCCCGATTTTAACACAATTGTTCCTAAATATAATATAGGTACCGGAAGTATTTCATATAATAATTTCAGGTTGAAACCTGCAACTTCAGAAAATTTTGATTTAGTCTTTTCAATTTACAATAATGAAATCGGATTATTGACATTCGATGGGTTTAAAAAAAGAATTGAAGATTTAATTTTTGCTTCAACAATGTATGTTACAAGTTTAAATGACTATCCTGATTTACCACAAGAAGGTAATAGGCTTTTCGAATTTAGTACTTTTATAAATAATCCAATCGCGATTGATGTTTGGGGTATTGAAACTGATTGGCAAACACATTTCTGGTATTTACCAGAACCTTTCTCAAATATTGTTCTAAATTTTAACTATACACATATTTTCTCAGAGGCAAGCTATCCAAGAAGTGAGTTAAAAAATGAATATAATGAAATGGGAGAACTAACTTCTACAATTATTGATACCTTTTATAGTACACGTTTATTAAATCAACCAAATGATATTATGAATTTTTCTTTGGGTTATGATTATAAGGGTTTCTCAGGTAGAATTTCAATGCTGTATCAAGATAATATCTTTAAAAGACCAGATTTTTGGAATCAATTAAGAGTTCATTCAGATAAATATACAAGATGGGACTTGTCACTTAAACAAACATTACCATGGTATGGAATTCAATTATTCTTTAACTTAAATAATTTAACAGGTACAGAGGATACAGATTTAAATCAGAAAAACAGTTTTCCGGCTTCAATTGAAAGATATGGTATGACGGGGGATATTGGTTTGAGAATTATTTTATAA
- a CDS encoding TonB-dependent receptor, with protein sequence MLRKFSVFNFFIIISMVICIGTNFAQSGGLRGVVKDIQTKDALPGANIIIVGTSIGAATDVEGKFLLRNVTPGQYRIKATYVGYDAKEMSVNIVSGKTVEIIFELNAVSVEGETVVVTAQASGQKEAINQQLSSIQIKNVVSMARIQELPDANAAESVARLPGVSLLREGGEGSRVVIRGLSPQYNQVTIDGVQLPGNVVSNDPTEQTSIVGDRATNLSMISSSMLGGIEVIKAITPDMDAAVLGGVVNFGLRKAVKDKEGNPTFGLTTQGSYNGLKETYNDYMFVGSYEQRFFDGSFGIFLQGSTEKRNRSSNRLGAGYILEDKTHGDEGIPNINSVNLTDVFSEKERHGATLVLDYAYEDGEIGMMNFFSKSDTKSLYRRQNLSLIQDDLNYSASDVDNELNIITNLLSIKQDIPIFHVDLKLSHTYSESVNPQDMTFSFWQEVAGLTGLGNLTRLHPQDLSNLAVPDYSRTAFSGISTSENFTSDRAFSAAVDFQTDFVVADFLTAKVKFGGSYLYRDRSYDFNTANGAFLYSGSQAGLDAIFEKYPDLITTSGRIGLENFIDDSYSYGNFLNGDYEIAYPLGFDLMYDILEIAAKVPGAKGYEGYKVDLHGSRIYDYHGTEAKSAAYVMATFNIGEDITILPGLRYQDLTTDYFAYRGKVVSGGIQYTDTTVNRPNGYFLPALHLRYKPFSWLQIHFAYTNTLNYPDFNTIIPRYNIGTSSISYNNYKLKPATSENLDLVLSVYNNEIGLFTLNGFKKRVEDLIFASTTYKTDLSEYPDLPQEGNRLFEFSTFINNPIPIDLWGIETDWQTHFWYLPEPFSNIVLNINYTHIFSEASYPKSELLNEYDENGMLISTVIDTFYTTRMLNQPNDIMNFSLGYDYKGFSGRISMLFQDNIFRRPAFWMQERVHTDKYTRWDLSLKQELPWYGIQLYFNLNNITGEEDKEINLKNKYPVSRDRYGMTGDIGLRINL encoded by the coding sequence ATGTTACGAAAATTTTCAGTTTTTAATTTCTTCATTATAATTTCTATGGTTATTTGTATTGGTACTAATTTTGCCCAAAGTGGGGGATTGCGAGGAGTAGTAAAAGATATCCAGACGAAAGATGCATTACCAGGAGCGAATATAATAATAGTGGGAACCAGTATAGGCGCAGCGACCGATGTAGAGGGAAAATTCTTACTAAGAAATGTAACACCCGGACAATATAGAATAAAAGCAACATATGTAGGATATGATGCAAAAGAGATGAGCGTAAATATAGTATCAGGTAAAACAGTAGAAATAATATTTGAATTAAATGCAGTAAGCGTAGAAGGAGAAACAGTAGTAGTAACAGCTCAAGCAAGCGGTCAGAAAGAAGCAATAAATCAGCAGTTGTCATCAATACAGATAAAGAACGTAGTATCAATGGCAAGGATACAAGAATTGCCGGATGCGAATGCAGCAGAATCGGTAGCAAGATTACCCGGAGTATCATTGTTGAGAGAGGGAGGAGAAGGATCGAGAGTAGTAATAAGAGGGTTATCACCACAATATAATCAAGTAACAATAGATGGGGTACAATTACCAGGAAACGTTGTATCGAATGACCCGACGGAACAAACATCAATAGTAGGAGATAGAGCAACGAATTTGAGTATGATCTCATCTAGCATGTTGGGAGGGATAGAAGTAATAAAGGCAATAACACCAGATATGGATGCAGCGGTATTGGGAGGAGTAGTAAATTTCGGATTAAGGAAAGCAGTAAAGGATAAAGAAGGAAATCCGACATTTGGATTAACGACGCAAGGCAGTTATAATGGATTAAAGGAGACATATAATGATTATATGTTTGTAGGCTCATATGAGCAGAGATTTTTTGATGGAAGTTTCGGAATATTTTTACAAGGATCAACAGAAAAGAGGAATAGAAGTTCCAATAGATTAGGAGCGGGTTATATCTTAGAAGATAAGACACATGGGGATGAAGGGATACCGAATATAAACTCAGTAAATTTGACAGATGTATTTAGTGAGAAGGAAAGACATGGTGCAACGTTAGTATTGGATTATGCATATGAGGATGGAGAAATAGGAATGATGAATTTCTTCAGCAAAAGTGATACTAAATCTTTATATAGAAGACAAAATTTAAGTCTTATTCAAGATGATTTAAATTATTCTGCTTCAGATGTAGACAATGAACTTAATATTATCACAAATTTGTTAAGCATAAAACAAGATATTCCAATTTTCCATGTAGACTTAAAACTATCACATACATATTCGGAAAGTGTTAATCCTCAAGATATGACTTTTTCTTTTTGGCAAGAAGTTGCTGGGTTAACAGGATTAGGTAATTTAACGAGATTACATCCTCAAGATCTTTCAAATCTTGCAGTTCCAGATTATTCTAGAACAGCTTTTAGTGGCATTAGTACTTCGGAAAATTTTACAAGTGATAGAGCATTTTCAGCTGCAGTTGATTTTCAAACAGATTTTGTCGTAGCTGATTTCTTAACTGCGAAAGTTAAATTTGGCGGAAGTTATTTATATAGAGATAGGTCATATGACTTTAATACAGCCAATGGGGCTTTCTTATACTCAGGAAGTCAAGCTGGATTAGATGCAATTTTTGAAAAGTATCCAGATTTAATTACAACAAGTGGAAGAATCGGTTTAGAAAATTTTATTGATGATTCATATTCTTATGGCAACTTTTTAAATGGAGATTATGAAATTGCTTATCCACTTGGTTTTGATCTGATGTATGATATTTTAGAAATTGCAGCAAAAGTTCCTGGAGCAAAGGGTTATGAAGGTTATAAGGTAGATCTTCATGGTTCAAGAATTTATGATTATCATGGCACAGAAGCTAAAAGCGCTGCGTATGTAATGGCAACATTTAATATTGGAGAAGATATAACAATTTTACCAGGTCTTCGTTATCAGGACCTTACCACAGATTATTTTGCATATAGGGGTAAAGTTGTTTCTGGAGGTATACAATATACAGATACAACTGTTAATAGACCAAATGGTTATTTTTTACCAGCCTTGCATTTAAGATATAAACCTTTTTCATGGTTGCAAATACATTTTGCTTATACAAATACATTGAATTATCCAGATTTTAATACTATAATTCCACGATATAATATTGGTACTTCATCTATATCATATAATAATTATAAATTGAAACCAGCTACTTCCGAAAATTTAGATCTAGTTTTATCGGTTTATAACAACGAAATAGGATTATTTACATTAAATGGATTCAAAAAAAGAGTTGAAGATTTGATTTTTGCATCAACTACATACAAGACTGATTTAAGTGAATATCCTGATTTACCACAAGAGGGTAATCGACTTTTTGAATTTAGTACTTTCATTAACAATCCTATTCCAATTGATCTTTGGGGTATTGAAACAGATTGGCAAACACATTTCTGGTATTTACCAGAACCTTTTTCAAATATTGTATTGAATATAAACTATACTCATATATTTTCTGAAGCTAGTTATCCAAAAAGTGAATTATTAAACGAATATGATGAAAATGGAATGCTTATTTCCACAGTAATTGATACTTTTTACACGACAAGAATGTTAAATCAACCAAATGATATTATGAATTTTTCTTTGGGTTATGATTATAAGGGTTTCTCAGGCAGAATTTCAATGCTATTTCAAGATAATATTTTTAGACGACCAGCTTTCTGGATGCAAGAGAGAGTTCACACAGATAAATATACTAGATGGGATTTGTCATTAAAACAAGAATTGCCCTGGTACGGAATTCAGTTATATTTTAACCTAAACAACATTACTGGAGAAGAAGATAAAGAAATCAATCTAAAGAATAAATACCCAGTTTCTCGAGATAGATATGGTATGACTGGGGATATTGGGTTGAGAATTAATTTATAA
- a CDS encoding T9SS type A sorting domain-containing protein — MKKMLLVSFLFLTAALFVVPTQVSAQDILDVEVLPPGNINTVINGDTVAGGLRAHPDRIYRLKRGAIYQVTEPLRINGNLTIIATDVSGDPNAASNRPPVLAPAILTDNSSVGGFFDFIGEGAKIDLSDLYLLAIRADQNWLGWGEGMVLRADHISLKMRRVIMEGWSNVAINPSGQWHKVDIQDCVFRNNQHTGSWFGGQVMRGPGGVASDTIIFRNNTFFSNSSYLMDVRGFDKLSIFEHNTVVYGVVNPFLIRQASNLHMKNNVFYGAHAFGGNPTHVIDGWFLNYPDTASSTIWRIRGRDSVSYWSELWGSTISGPEAFVNDGAGATADLFNPANRVTEAQNNAYHFPAALNSFIDAYNDTTAIYDSITVPVTGGTNKKEHVKRVIKKSGWISDYAQWTLDELLPPLGTTIMHANNNDTDPGFGTDVADQLSKLTGYIHEISTGKIDEVTWHFYPASGNLYPPAWPLPENLAYTNTALQSAGTDGFALGDLNWFPEQKAQWILGVEKVGTEIPNNFELGQNYPNPFNPTTNIDFKIASTGSVKLVVYNILGQRVRTLVNENLKAGNYQIVWNGTDETGKKVASGNYLLSLETDAFRATRKMVLLK, encoded by the coding sequence ATGAAAAAAATGCTTTTAGTTTCATTTCTTTTTTTAACAGCAGCTTTATTTGTAGTTCCAACACAAGTAAGTGCTCAAGATATTTTGGATGTTGAAGTTTTACCTCCCGGAAATATCAATACAGTTATTAATGGTGATACAGTTGCCGGCGGTTTAAGAGCTCATCCAGATCGTATCTACAGATTAAAAAGAGGCGCAATTTATCAAGTTACAGAACCATTAAGAATTAATGGTAATCTTACAATTATTGCAACTGATGTATCGGGTGATCCAAACGCAGCATCAAACAGACCTCCAGTTTTAGCTCCAGCAATTCTTACTGATAATTCATCTGTTGGTGGATTCTTTGATTTTATCGGTGAAGGTGCTAAAATTGATTTAAGTGATCTTTATCTTCTTGCTATCAGAGCTGACCAAAACTGGTTAGGCTGGGGTGAAGGTATGGTTCTCCGTGCTGATCATATTTCATTGAAAATGCGTCGTGTAATAATGGAAGGTTGGTCAAACGTTGCAATCAATCCAAGTGGTCAATGGCACAAAGTTGATATTCAAGATTGCGTTTTTAGAAATAACCAACATACAGGATCTTGGTTTGGTGGTCAAGTTATGAGAGGACCTGGTGGAGTTGCTTCTGATACAATTATTTTTAGAAACAACACATTTTTCTCTAATAGCTCATACTTAATGGATGTTAGAGGCTTTGACAAATTATCAATATTTGAACATAATACTGTTGTTTATGGAGTTGTAAATCCATTTTTAATTCGTCAAGCTTCAAATTTACACATGAAGAACAATGTTTTCTATGGCGCTCATGCATTTGGCGGAAACCCAACTCATGTAATAGATGGTTGGTTCTTAAATTATCCTGATACAGCTTCAAGTACAATTTGGAGAATTAGAGGACGTGATTCTGTTAGCTATTGGTCAGAATTATGGGGTTCAACAATTTCTGGACCAGAAGCATTCGTAAATGATGGCGCTGGTGCTACTGCAGATTTATTTAATCCAGCAAACAGAGTAACAGAAGCACAAAACAATGCATATCATTTCCCAGCAGCATTAAATTCATTTATTGATGCTTATAATGATACAACAGCTATTTACGATTCAATCACAGTTCCAGTTACTGGTGGAACAAATAAAAAAGAACATGTTAAAAGAGTAATCAAAAAATCTGGTTGGATAAGTGACTATGCTCAATGGACATTAGATGAACTTTTACCACCTCTTGGCACAACAATCATGCATGCAAATAATAATGATACCGATCCTGGTTTTGGTACAGATGTAGCTGATCAATTATCAAAATTAACCGGTTATATTCATGAAATTAGCACAGGTAAAATTGATGAAGTAACCTGGCATTTTTATCCAGCAAGTGGTAACTTGTATCCACCAGCATGGCCATTACCAGAAAACTTAGCTTATACAAATACAGCTTTGCAATCTGCTGGAACAGATGGATTTGCTCTTGGTGATTTAAACTGGTTCCCAGAACAAAAAGCTCAATGGATATTAGGTGTTGAAAAAGTTGGAACAGAAATTCCTAATAATTTTGAATTAGGTCAAAACTATCCAAACCCATTTAACCCAACAACAAATATTGATTTCAAAATTGCTTCAACTGGCTCTGTTAAATTAGTTGTTTATAATATTCTTGGACAAAGAGTAAGAACACTAGTTAACGAAAACTTGAAAGCTGGAAATTATCAAATCGTTTGGAACGGTACTGATGAAACCGGTAAAAAAGTTGCAAGTGGTAATTATTTATTAAGTCTTGAAACAGATGCTTTCAGAGCAACTAGAAAAATGGTTCTCTTAAAGTAA
- a CDS encoding LacI family DNA-binding transcriptional regulator has protein sequence MTVKQSDIAVKLGISRVTVTKALQDSPDISAEMKIKVKKTAEEMDYIPNLTARHLTEKKTRTVGIIIPDITNMYFSSIVKGMMEIAEKESYHIILTVSREDSKIESENIFKLLSMNVDGLLVSQTLDRVEAEIFERIKKRKKPFVFFGRPVGFTGFNSIGFDDFFAAQKLTEHLIKKGYTKIAHISGDIKSDGGPRLEGFLDTMKKHNLEINDQWIILGKFFPDYGYTGFQKIYESGNLPEVIFCGNGMIAQGVYDAARAYNFNIPQDIGVVAVDHKSFAEMLYPKLTYVDYPTRILGNEAMKMLIKKIKLSDKKCKIENIILDSYLIENNSLL, from the coding sequence ATGACTGTTAAACAATCTGATATTGCAGTTAAACTAGGAATTTCTAGAGTAACTGTTACCAAGGCATTGCAAGATAGTCCGGATATTTCTGCGGAAATGAAAATAAAAGTTAAAAAAACCGCAGAAGAAATGGATTATATTCCTAATTTAACTGCGCGACATTTAACAGAAAAAAAAACACGCACAGTTGGAATAATTATTCCCGATATAACAAATATGTATTTTTCATCCATTGTAAAGGGAATGATGGAAATTGCGGAAAAGGAATCTTATCATATTATTTTAACTGTTTCAAGAGAAGACAGCAAAATAGAAAGTGAAAATATTTTTAAGTTACTTTCCATGAATGTTGACGGTTTGTTAGTTTCTCAAACTTTAGATAGAGTTGAAGCCGAAATTTTTGAAAGAATAAAAAAAAGAAAAAAACCTTTTGTATTTTTTGGAAGACCGGTTGGATTTACCGGTTTCAATTCAATTGGATTTGATGATTTTTTTGCAGCTCAAAAACTAACTGAACATTTAATAAAAAAAGGCTACACAAAAATTGCTCATATTTCCGGAGATATAAAAAGTGACGGTGGTCCAAGATTAGAAGGTTTTCTGGATACTATGAAAAAACATAATCTGGAAATAAATGATCAGTGGATTATTTTAGGGAAATTTTTCCCGGATTACGGTTATACCGGCTTTCAAAAAATTTATGAAAGTGGAAATTTACCTGAGGTTATATTTTGTGGTAACGGAATGATTGCCCAAGGTGTTTATGATGCAGCTAGAGCATATAATTTCAATATTCCGCAAGATATTGGAGTTGTTGCAGTTGATCACAAAAGTTTTGCAGAAATGCTTTATCCAAAATTAACTTATGTTGATTATCCAACAAGAATTTTGGGAAATGAAGCAATGAAAATGCTAATAAAGAAAATTAAACTCAGTGATAAAAAATGTAAAATAGAGAACATCATTCTTGATTCGTATTTAATAGAAAATAACTCACTACTTTAA
- the fucP gene encoding L-fucose:H+ symporter permease — translation MDINKVNLNTGHKPKIVPKHFLVPFILVTTLFALWGFANDITNPMVAAFQTVMEISAARAALIQFAFYGGYATMAIPAALFIQKYSYKSSILLGLLLYAVGALLFYPAAKYEIFEFFLVSLYILTFGLAFLETTANPYILSMGDEKTATRRLNFAQSFNPVGSLFGMFVASNFILTSLKSDVRNDSGDLIFNTLSETEKAVIRSHDLAIIRDPYVLLGVVVIIVIAIIFFYKMPVTNKTDNGIHPLVSIRRLIKNLKYREGVIAQVFYVAAQIMCWTFIIQYAENLGVTKAQAQNYNIVAMSIFLTSRFVSTYLMKYLNSRLLLTLFAIGGMFTTLGTIFIVGKIGLYCLIATSAFMSLMFPTIYGIALEGLKEDTTLGAAGLVMAIVGGALMPPLQGLIIDFGTIANMPAVNVSFILPFISFVVIAIYGYRTLRVHMFV, via the coding sequence ATGGATATTAATAAAGTAAATCTGAATACTGGACACAAACCTAAGATTGTTCCAAAACATTTTTTGGTACCTTTTATATTAGTAACAACTTTATTTGCTTTATGGGGATTTGCTAATGATATTACGAATCCAATGGTTGCAGCATTCCAAACTGTTATGGAAATTTCCGCAGCACGTGCAGCTTTAATTCAATTTGCATTTTATGGCGGATATGCAACTATGGCAATTCCGGCAGCACTTTTCATTCAAAAATATAGTTATAAAAGTTCAATTTTGTTGGGGTTATTACTTTATGCTGTTGGAGCATTACTTTTTTATCCTGCAGCAAAATATGAGATTTTTGAGTTCTTTTTGGTTTCATTATACATACTAACATTTGGATTAGCATTTTTAGAAACTACTGCAAATCCATATATTTTATCTATGGGGGATGAAAAAACTGCAACACGGAGATTAAATTTTGCACAATCATTCAATCCGGTTGGATCATTATTTGGAATGTTTGTTGCCTCAAATTTTATCCTTACTTCACTAAAATCGGATGTTCGAAATGATTCCGGTGATTTGATTTTTAATACTTTAAGCGAAACTGAAAAAGCAGTTATTCGTTCCCACGATTTGGCAATAATTCGTGATCCTTACGTTTTACTGGGAGTAGTTGTGATTATTGTAATTGCTATAATATTTTTCTATAAAATGCCAGTTACAAATAAAACTGATAATGGAATTCACCCATTAGTTTCAATTAGAAGATTAATCAAAAATCTTAAATATCGTGAAGGTGTAATAGCTCAAGTTTTTTATGTTGCTGCTCAAATAATGTGTTGGACATTTATAATTCAGTATGCTGAAAATCTTGGTGTTACAAAAGCGCAAGCACAAAATTATAATATTGTTGCGATGTCAATTTTTCTTACAAGTAGATTTGTAAGTACATATTTAATGAAATACTTAAACTCAAGATTGTTATTAACTCTATTTGCAATTGGTGGAATGTTTACAACTTTAGGAACGATATTTATTGTTGGTAAAATTGGATTATATTGTTTAATAGCAACTTCAGCTTTTATGTCTTTGATGTTTCCAACAATTTACGGCATCGCATTAGAAGGATTGAAAGAAGATACAACCTTAGGTGCAGCTGGATTAGTTATGGCAATAGTCGGCGGTGCATTAATGCCGCCTTTACAAGGATTAATTATTGATTTTGGAACTATTGCAAATATGCCGGCAGTAAATGTTTCATTTATTTTGCCATTTATAAGTTTTGTTGTAATTGCTATTTATGGGTATCGAACTTTAAGAGTTCATATGTTTGTTTAG